A DNA window from Drosophila virilis strain 15010-1051.87 chromosome 4, Dvir_AGI_RSII-ME, whole genome shotgun sequence contains the following coding sequences:
- the LOC138911176 gene encoding uncharacterized protein: MERSPEPSININGRHAVCTATNMSYAKIKTKYKDSKRTINKFQLTLVKLTKLKSSLKFLLKCRKSNSIPNFIKNLTQHLTILTTDNKTHPDITRTLTRHTHFYHTKILNLLIKHKHNLLQEQTKHMEKAKTNIEQLMTTDDAKAFFESERNIENKITTTLKKRQETKHDKLRDQRNLALADNNTQREWFVNKTKIEFPPNVVALLAKGPKFALPISKRDFPLLKYIADGEELVQTIKEKETQESARTKFSLLVKEHKTKNNQNSRDRAILDTVEQTRKLLKENINIKILSSDKGNKTVAMDEDEYKNKMTNILDDLCAYRTLRLDPTSRLQTKNNTFVAQLFKMGLISKDERNKMTTTTAVPPRIYGLPKIHKEGTPLRPICSSIGSPSYGLCKYIIQILKNLTMDSRYNIKNAVDFKDRVNNSQIREEETLVSFDVVSLFPSIPIELALDTIRQKWTKLEEHTNIPKQLFMDIVRFCIQENRYFKYEDKIYTQLKGMPMGSPASPVIADILMEELLDKITDKLKIKPRLLTKYVDDLFAITNKIDVENILKELNSFHKQIKFTMELEKDGKLPFLDSIVSRMDNTLKIKWYRKPIASGRILNFNSNHPKSMIINTALGCMNRMMKISDTIYHKEIEHEIKELLTKNDFPPNIIKTLLKRRQIERKKPTEPAKIYKSLIYVPRLSERLTNSDCYNKQDIKVAHKPTNTLQKFFNKIKSKIPMIEKSNVVYQIPCGGDNNNKCNSVYIGTTKSKLKTRISQHKSDFKLRHQNNIQKTALMTHCIRSNHTPNFDETTILQQEQHYNKRHTLEMLHIINTPTYKRLNYKTDTENCAHLYRHLLNSQTTSVTISTSKSADV, encoded by the coding sequence atggaaaggtcgccagagccatcaataaatatcaacgGAAGGCACGCCGTATGCACAGCAACCAACATGAGctacgcaaaaataaaaactaaatacaaggattcgaaaagaacaattaataaattccaactaacactggtaaaattaactaaacttaaatctagtttaaaatttttgttaaaatgtagaaaatcaaattcaatacCTAACTTCATCAAAAACTTGACACAGCATTTGACCATACTGACCACTGACAATAAAACCCACCCTGACATAACAAGAACATtgactagacacacacatttttaccataccaaaatattaaacttacttataaaacacaaacacaacctattacaagaacaaacaaaacatatggaaaaagcaaaaacaaacatagaaCAACTGATGACCACAGATGACGCAAAAGCGTTttttgagagcgagagaaatatagaaaacaaaataacaacaacactcaagaaaagacaagaaacgaaacacgataagttacgagatcaacggaacctagccttagcggataacaacacgcaaagagagtggtttgtaaacaaaacaaaaatagaattcccgccaaacgtcgtagcgttactcgcaaaagggccgaagttcgctctcccaatcagcaagagagattttcctctcttgaaatacatcgcagacggtgaggagctagtgcaaacaataaaagaaaaggaaacacaagagtcggcgcgcacaaaattctctttgttagtcaaagagcataaaaccaagaacaaccaaaacagtagggatcgagcaatactggacacagtggaacagacacgaaaattactgaaagaaaatataaatattaaaattctatcgtcggataagggcaacaaaaccgtagcaatggatgaggatgaatataaaaataaaatgacaaatattttagacgacttatgcgcgtatagaacattgagactggatccgacatcaagactacagacaaagaataacaccttcgtagcacaattattcaagatgggtcttatttcaaaggacgaaagaaataagatgactacaacaacagcggtacctccgaggatatatggactaccaaaaatacacaaggaaggaactccactgagaccaatatgttcttccataggatctccatcttacgggctgtgcaaatatataatacaaatattaaaaaatctgacaatggactctaggtacaacatcaagaacgcggtagattttaaagacagagtcaacaactcccagattagagaagaggaaacattagtatcttttgacgtagtatccttatttcccagcataccaatagaattagcacttgacacaataagacaaaaatggaccaaattagaagagcacacgaatataccgaaacaactatttatggacatagttagattttgcatacaggaaaacagatatttcaaatacgaagacaaaatatacacacaacttaagggaatgccaatgggatcaccggcttccccagtaatcgcagatatattaatggaggaactgttggacaagattacagataaattaaaaataaaaccaagactcttgaccaaatatgtagatgacctttttgccataacgaacaaaatagacgtggaaaatattctaaaagaattgaattccttccacaaacagataaaatttacaatggaattagaaaaggacgggaaattaccatttttagactctattgtaagcagaatggacaacacactcaaaataaagtggtataggaaacccatagcctccggacgaatactcaacttcaattcaaaccacccaaagagtatgataatcaatacagcactaggctgtatgaatagaatgatgaaaatatcggacacaatataccacaaagaaattgaacatgaaatcaaagaacttttgaccaaaaatgacttccccccaaatataatcaaaacattattaaaaagacgacaaatcgaaagaaaaaagccaacagaacctgctaaaatatacaaatcactaatatatgtaccacgactatcagaacgcctcacaaactcagactgttataacaaacaagatataaaagtagcacacaaaccgacgaatacattacaaaaattcttcaacaagataaagtcgaaaatcccgatgatcgaaaaaagcaacgtcgtttaccaaataccatgtggcggggataacaacaacaagtgcaatagtgtctacataggtacaacaaaatcgaagctaaaaacaaggattagtcaacataaatcggacttcaaactaagacatcaaaataatatacagaaaacagcacttatgacccattgtataagaagcaaccacacaccaaattttgatgaaacaacaatcttacaacaagaacaacactataacaagcgacacacattggaaatgctacacataattaacacaccaacctacaaacgactaaactacaagacagacacagaaaattgcgctcacttgtacagacacctcttaaacagtcaaacaacctcagtaacaatctccacgtcaaaaagcgcagacgtgtaa